In Candidatus Reconcilbacillus cellulovorans, the sequence CTTGCGCATATCGTCCATGTCCCTGCGCATATCGTCCATGTCTTTCCGAAGGTCATGGACCTCTTGGCGAAGAGCAACGACTTCACCTTGCACGGCGTCCAGCCGACGGTCCATCGATTCGACCTTCGCATGCAGCACGTCGAGCGACTCTAGTACTTTGCGGAGAATAACCGTTTGTTCGTTCAAGACATTTCTCTCCTCAAAAAGTTGTCTTGGAATATGAAGCCGCTCTTCCAAACCATCCCGTCCGTTTACGGAGAGGGTGGGATTCGAACCCACGTGGGCTTGACGCCCCAACGGTTTTCAAGACCGCCCCGTTATGACCACTTCGGTACCTCTCCACGCCACTTCGATCATACACTGGGATTTCGGTCGTCCGCAACCGTTCGGTCAGCCGAAAGACGAAGGGAATTTATCCCGCTATTCGTTCGACCTTCTCCTCGAGGATCGCCAAGTCCTCTTCAACGGTTTTCAGCCGTTTTTCGTACGAACGCTGACGGCCCGACATTTCTGAAAAGCCGTGTTCCAATTTTTGATTCAACTGTCCGACTTCCTGCCGCAGGCCGCTCATGTCCTCGTTTAGTCGGGTTACGTCACGGCGCAGTTCGTCCACGTCACGGCGCAGTTCGTCCACGTCACGGCGCAGTTCGTCCACGTCGCGGCGCAATTCGCCGACTTCCGCGTTCAGCCGGGTCACGTCGCGGCGCAGTTCGTCGACGTCACGGCGCAGTCCGTCGACGTCGCGACGCAGTTCGTCCACGTCGCGGCGCAGACGGCCGACTTCGTCTCTCAAAAACGCCGTCTCACCCCGCAACTCATGTACTTCATGCTGGATCGCATCGGTTTTGGCATGAAGAACTTCGAGCGACTCCAACACTTTCCGCAGGATGACCGACTGCTCGTCCATCCGTTTTCACCTCCCCTTCGCCGTCGGGTGGCCGGCGCATATTCCATTATACACCAGCCGGAAGCGGAACGTCCATAGGGCGGACGATTTTTTCGCAAAAACGCATCCGTTTTGCGAACCCAACCGCGCTTTTTATGCTTTCGCGATGCGGTCGAGTCCGCCCATGTAGGGGCGCAATACTTCCGGAATGACGACGCTGCCGTCTTCCTGTTGGTAATTTTCTAGTATGGCGGCGACGGTGCGGCCTACGGCGAGGCCCGAACCATTCAACGTATGAACGAATTCCGGTTTCGCTTTCGGTTCGCGACGGAAGCGGATGTTGGCGCGCCGCGCCTGGAAGTCTTCGAAGTTGCTGCACGACGAGATTTCGCGATAGACGCCAGCGCCCGGCATCCATACTTCGAGATCGTATGTTTTGGCCGCGCCGAAGCCGAGGTCGCCCGCACAGAGGACGACGACACGATAAGGCAGGCGGAGCAGTTGCAGTACGCGCTCGGCATCCGCCGTCAGCTGTTCAAGCTCGTCGTAGGAGGTTTCCGGCGTCGTCAATTTCACCAGTTCGACTTTATTGAACTGGTGTTGCCGGATGAGGCCGCGCGTATCCCGGCCCGCAGCGCCGGCTTCCGAGCGGAAGTTCATGCTGTAGCCGACGTAGCGTTTCGGCAATTCGGAGATGTCCAGTATTTCGTCGCGATGGTAGTTCGTTACCGGAACTTCTGCGGTCGGGATGAGGAAGTAATCAGTTCCTTCCAGCTTGAAAACGTCTTCTTCAAATTTCGGCAATTGTCCCGTCCCCGTCAGGCTGGCGCGGTTGACGATATAGGGCGGAATCATTTCCGTGTACCCGTTCGAGCCGTGCAAATCCATCATAAAATTGATGAGCGCCCGTTCGAGCCGCGCGCCGAGGCCTTTATAAAAAACGAACCGGGTACCGGTTACTTTCGCCGCGGCCTCGAAGTCGAGCAGGTCGAGACCGGCGGCGATGTCCCAGTGCGGTTTCGGTTGGAACGAAAACGATGGCGGCTCGCCCCACCGCCGCACCTCGACGTTGTCGGCGTTGGATTCGCCGTCCGGCACGCTGTCGTGCGGCAAATTGGGAAGGGCCAAAAGGATGTCCGCCAGTTCGGCTTCCAGGGCGCGCAGCTGCTCGTCGAGCTGCTTGATGCGGTCCGAGACGTCGCGCATTTCGGCGATCAATGCGTCGACGTTTCGGCCTTGCCTCTTAAGGACGGCGATCTCTTCCGATACGACGTTGCGCCGGTTTTTCAGCCGCTCGGCTTCCTGGATCACTTCGCGGCGTTTGCCGTCGACTTCGGAAAAACGATCGAGTTCGGGAAACGGCCGTCCGCGTCTAGCCAGCGCCTCCCGAACCCGCTCCGGTTCTTGTCTGAGCAGTCGAATATCCAGCAAATTCGAACGCCTCCGCCGTCGATTTTCACCGTTCGGCTGGATGTCGGACGAAACCGGCCGAACGGGCGTCGCGTTATACCGGGCGCGGCTCTGCCGCCACCTCGCGGTTTTCCTGGATCATGTCGAGAAACAGTTCATGCATGCGCACATCGTCGGTCAGTTCCGGATGGAAAGCCGCGGCCAGAAGATGCCCCTGCCGCGCGGCGACGACGCGGCCTCCATACACGGCGAGCACATCGACGCCGGGACCGACTTCTTCAACCCACGGCGCCCGGATGAAGACGGCGCGCATCGGCGAGTCGAAGCCCTTGACGTCCAGGTCGGTCTCGAAGCTTTCGCGCTGGCGGCCGAATGCGTTGCGGGAAACCGTCATGTCCATCAGGCGAAGGTGGGCTTCTTCCTGGCCGCTGATGCGGTCGGCCATCAGGATGAGGCCGGCGCACGTGCCGAACACGGGCTTGCCCGCTGAGGCAAATTCGCGGATCGCCTCAAGCAGGCCGTGCACGCGCATCAGTTTGCCGATCGTCGTGCTTTCGCCGCCGGGCAAGATAAGACCGTCGAGTTCCGCAAGCTGTTCCTTGCGGCGAACCGCCACCGGTTCGGCGCCGACGCGGGCGACCATGCGCGCGTGCTCCTCCACCGCGCCCTGAAACGCCAGGATGCCGACTTTGATTGGGGAATTCGCCATCGTCCATCACGTCCTTTACGCTGTCGCCCCATGTATCAGAGCCTTACGCCCGTCGGGTCGATACGTCGGGCCGCTCAGCCGCGTCGGGAAATCTTTTTTACCAGCCGCGTTCCTGAAGGCGCGATTCCAGTTTGCCGATCTCGATGCCTTTCATCGGTGCGCCGAGGTTGCGCGACAGATGGGCAATCAACTCATAGTCCTGGTAATTGGCGGTTGCCTGAACGATGGCTTTGGCGTATTTTTCCGGATTTTCGGATTTGAAAATGCCGGATCCGACGAAAACGCCATCCGCACCGAGATGCATCATGAGCGCGGCGTCGGCGGGCGTGGCGATGCCGCCGGCGGCGAAGTTGACGACCGGCAGCCGGCCCGTCCGATGCACCTCGAGCACGAGTTCGTAAGGTGCTCCGAGCTGTTTGGCTTCGGCCATCAGTTCGTCTTCCGACATGTTCTGGATTTTGCGGATTTGCGACATGATCAGCCGCATATGCCGGACCGCCTCGACGACGTTGCCCGTTCCGGCTTCGCCTTTCGTGCGGATCATCGACGCGCCCTCGCCGATGCGGCGCAACGCTTCGCCGAGATCGCGGGCGCCGCAGACGAACGGGACGGTGAATTCTTTTTTGTTGATATGGAACTGTTCGTCGGCAGGCGTCAGCACTTCGCTTTCGTCGATGTAGTCGACGCCGAGCGCCTCGAGCACTTTCGCCTCGACGTAATGGCCGATGCGCACTTTGGCCATGACGGGGATGGAGACGGCTTTCATCACTTCTTCGATGATCGCCGGGTCCGCCATCCGCGCCACGCCGCCGGCCGCGCGAATGTCCGCGGGCACGCGCTCGAGCGCCATGACGGCGGTCGCGCCGGCCGCTTCCGCGATTTTCGCCTGTTCGGCGTTCATGACGTCCATGATGACGCCGCCTTTTTGCATTTCCGCCATACCGCGCTTGACGCGATCCGTACCGGTCTGAACGATTTTCTCCACGACCTGGGCCACGGCTGCGTACCTCCTCTTGCGACGCACGGCCGGACTACGCTTCGTCCTTGCCGGGTGATCCGCTTGGAATTCTAGATGTTTATTTTATACCATGCTTTGCGGCTTTACAACAGACGCTGCACGCTTTCATTATACCATACGGCGGACAAAAACGGAGACGGGAATCCGACCCGTCTCCGCCCGCCTGTTCCGTTCAGCGCTGTCCGCCGGTTTCCACGATTGTGTAGCGGCCCTGTACAACGACCCACACGTCGCCGGTCTGTTTCGGGCCCGGCGTGATGCCGCGCGTCCCTTCGCGGGGAAACAGCAATAGATGGTTCGGTTCGACTTTTTGCCCGTTCTGGATGTCGACGCCCGCCGTCAAATCGGGGATGCCGTTGCCGTCGGTGCTGAACGCGACGACGTCGCCGTTGCGGACGACGACGAACGCGCCTTCGCCGCCGACGAGTTTCATGCCGGGTTTGAGCACTTCGACTTTCCAGGACGATGCCGCCGGCGTCGACGGTGCGGACGGCGGGGGAGACGATGCGCGGCCGCCGAGTTTTTCCTCGATCAGGCGGTCGACGTAGCTTTTCGTGACGAGCGGGTCGTCGACGGAACCCGGTACCGGCTGAGCGGAGCCTGCGTCTGCCCTCCAGTCGGCGGCGGCGACGATGATCAGCACAGCGGCAAGAATCGATGCGTAAACGATGATGCTGTTGCATTTGCCCTTCGCCATCGCCGATCCCCATCTATGCGCGTGCGTGTTCGAGTTCTCTTAAGCGCGTCTGGACGGCCGTCAGTTCTTCGTCCAGCATGTGCAGGTGCCCCTCTTGCCGGCGCACGCGGCGGACGAGATCGTATCGGGAGTCCAGGACTTCCAGGCGAAGATCGTGCACTTCGTGTTCGAGCGCGTCGATGCGGTTCTCCAGCTTGTCCATGCGCGTTTCCAGACTGTCCATCCGGGTCTCCAGCTTGTCCATGCGGTCCTCCAGCGCGCTCATGCGGCCGTGCAGCCGGTCCACGTCGATCTGGAGCTTATCGATTTTGGCGCTCTGCACGTCCAGACGCTCCAAAATCGCGTTCAATAAAGCCTTCATCTCGTCCATCGGATGCGACGTCCTTTCGTCCGGTTCTCGAAGTCTAGCATCTAGTATACCTTATTCGGCAGCAGATGACAAAACGACCGAGCGGCCGCTCGCCTCCCAGTCGACGCGCCAGCCCATCGCTTCGGCAATCAGGCGGAGCGGCACCATCGTGCGGCCGCCGGATAGTTTCGGCGGCGCCGCAGTGCGGACGACGACGCCTCCTGCGCTGGCGATCGGGTCGCCGATGCCGAGCTGCACGAACCGACCGTTTCCGTAGACGCGCACGAGCCGCCGGTCGCCCAGCCATTCGACGCGCGCCCCGAGTGCCTCGGCGACGAAACGCACGGGTACCATGGTCGTGTTGTTTTCGAGTATCGGCGCTTGGTCGATCGCGACGGTCCTACCGTCAATCTGAATTGATTTTTTGCCGATCGTCAGAGAGACAGTCCGCGTGCTTGCGGGTGCGCCCGCGGTGTTCGATCCGTCGGCGGCATAGTCGGTTGCGTATTCGAACGCCACGTCGTCGAGTGCGATCTCGCCGGTGGCCGCGCGTTCATCCTGGCCGTTCTTCGGATTGGCGACGTAGATTTTGCGCAAGCGGATCGGGTATTTTAGACCGTATTCTGCAAGCGGTGCAACGAGCGTTTTCCAACCCGTCCAGTTCAGATTGCGCGTCAGGTCGATCCATTTGACGCTGCCGCCAGCATCCTCGACTTCGGCGCGCACCCAGTTGAGGCCGGCATCGCCTTTGACGTCGACGCGAAGCGCGACCGGTTCGCCTTCCACCGGGATGCCGCCGTCGTCGTTGCCGAAAACGGCGTAGACGGCTTTCGTCCCCTCACCGCCGCGGAAGTCGTAAGCAAGCCTTAGCACGTTACCGCGCCCGGGTTCTTCCCGGCGGTCGAGTGCGCCGGCGACGCCGTCGGGCACGGTTTTGAGCCTTACGGGCGGATTGACTCGATCGAAGTCGGCCAGGATGCGTGCTTGTCGATTCGCTGATTCCGACGGAAATCGCCGCGCCGCCGCGATGCCTTCGTAAGAGGCGATCAGGTACGCCTCACGTTCCCCAGAAGCCGGCGGTTCCGCGACGATCAGACGGTCGCCTGCGACCTTGGTGCGAAGGCCGATCGTCTCCCACGCAAGAGCGGAAGGCAATGCTTCGACAGTGCGACCGTCCCGAAGGACGACGCGGGCCTTCGGCAGCGGTATTTCGACGCCGGGTGCAAGCCTTTCCGGCAGGTCACCGACAAGGGTGATCGAGGCGATGTCTTCCCGTCCCGGCACGAAAACCGTCTGTTCGGCCGAGACGCCTTCCGCCGACACACGCAGCCGAGCCGAGCCGGGTTTTACCGCATGAAGCGATCCGCTTCCGGCGATAACGGCGGCGTCGCCGGAAATCGACCATGCAGCGCGAATATTTTCTGGAGAAATTGGATTATAATACTTATCGTACGCGCGCACGCCGAGCGGACGCGTCTCGCCGACAAACAGGACGTCCGGCGCAACGGGCAAAAGACCGGCGAGCGGTCCCTTCGGCGCCAAAGTGAACACGCCGATGCCGTTGACGACCGGCCGCTCGATGCCGGTTTCGGTCGTGTTGACGAGCTGAAGGACGGTTTCGCCGAGCGGGCGGGCGACCATCTGCGTCGAGCCGCCGCCGTCGAGGTTGATTGCGCGGTCGACACCGAGGCGGATGAGCAACCGCTGCAGTTCTTCCAGCGTCGCGCCCGCGCTCGTCCCGCTGCGTTCGACGGCGACGAGCAAGACGTATCGGCCGTCTTTTGAGTGGCCGATCGCCGTCCGCGCACGCGGCGTGCGGCCGTCGACGCCGTCGATCTCCCGCGAGAACGTCGCCGGTTTTCCCCCGTCGACGAGGATCGTGTGGCCGCCGATCATCATGACGATGCGCGACATATCCAGCACTTGTCCGGTCGTCGCGTCCGTCAGGCGGTATTCGACCGATATACGGTCGCCGGGATGCACATGGTCGCGGATAAAATCGGCGCCTCGCCCCGACGCGCGCAGGATGTAACCGTCTTGCGGAACCGTGATGTTCAGAATACTGTCCAATGCGACCTGTTCGACGACGCCGCTTCGGACGAGCACCTCCGTCGGCACGGTCGCACCGTCGTTGCCGCGTTGGACGTCGCCCCAGGCGCCGGTATACATATAAATGCTGTCTGCGTGACTATGACCGCCGTTTTCCAGCCAGAACGGTTCCTTGTTGACGCCGCGCAATGGGAATACTGCGCCGTCCTGCGCTCGGACCGTCCCCTCGAAAGCGACAGGTGCGATGATCGGCCGGCGATCGACGGTGAGTGCGAAGGCGTAAAATCCCGACAAAACGGTCGGACCCGATTCAAGACGCCCTTGCCGGATTTGCGGGCCGATCGGCGTTCCGATCCCGCGCGTGTTGAAAAAGTCGCCGTTTGCGGCCGCGACTGCTCCGGCGGCTTCTGCCATGTGTCGGACGGTGCTGCGCCCGGGAAGACGGCCGTCGGGATCGGCGATCACGTCCAGCCGGACGTAGGGGTTGTTCAGATCGACTTCGATGACGTGTGCGACGATCTCCGCCGGCTTTCCGTTCCGTTGTGTCCGCCAGGTCACGGTTTTACGCACTGCCCCGGCAGTAATGGGTATCGGTTCGGAGATGAGCCAGTTGTTTTGCGACACCGGATTCGTTGAACTTTCGGCCGAACCGGCAAAAGCATCTGCAGGAAGAAAGGTAGTCTGGAAAACAAGTACGGAAGTCAGCAACAGACCAATTACGGCGGTCAGGCGGTTGCCGGATGGGCCGTTTCCCCGCATGGTTTTTCCCGCTCCTATTAATGTGGTTCGAATATCCGTAGTAATAGACTGAAGCAGGCGGGGGAAAGTTGCGGAAAGGGAATGGGGACATTTATTGTCCTCTTTCATTACCCTGCATGCGAGTCCGCACCAGGCATATTTAGAAAGGTTTATGTCAAATGCCTTGCTCTTTGTGTGGAGAATGTTCGACTTGTGTGCCGACGAAAAGCTCATCGCTTCCCACGGTCCCTCGCGGCTTCACCACTACCTCCCGCCAACAGCCCCCTACGGGCGAAGGGCCTCCACGTGTTCCGCAGGCCTTAGAAACGTAAGAGCGTCCACATTCCGCCCAAGATGCTCGTCCCGCTAACCTTGTTTCCAATCCAGTTCGTGCA encodes:
- a CDS encoding serine--tRNA ligase; this translates as MLDIRLLRQEPERVREALARRGRPFPELDRFSEVDGKRREVIQEAERLKNRRNVVSEEIAVLKRQGRNVDALIAEMRDVSDRIKQLDEQLRALEAELADILLALPNLPHDSVPDGESNADNVEVRRWGEPPSFSFQPKPHWDIAAGLDLLDFEAAAKVTGTRFVFYKGLGARLERALINFMMDLHGSNGYTEMIPPYIVNRASLTGTGQLPKFEEDVFKLEGTDYFLIPTAEVPVTNYHRDEILDISELPKRYVGYSMNFRSEAGAAGRDTRGLIRQHQFNKVELVKLTTPETSYDELEQLTADAERVLQLLRLPYRVVVLCAGDLGFGAAKTYDLEVWMPGAGVYREISSCSNFEDFQARRANIRFRREPKAKPEFVHTLNGSGLAVGRTVAAILENYQQEDGSVVIPEVLRPYMGGLDRIAKA
- a CDS encoding glutamine amidotransferase subunit PdxT is translated as MKVGILAFQGAVEEHARMVARVGAEPVAVRRKEQLAELDGLILPGGESTTIGKLMRVHGLLEAIREFASAGKPVFGTCAGLILMADRISGQEEAHLRLMDMTVSRNAFGRQRESFETDLDVKGFDSPMRAVFIRAPWVEEVGPGVDVLAVYGGRVVAARQGHLLAAAFHPELTDDVRMHELFLDMIQENREVAAEPRPV
- a CDS encoding pyridoxal biosynthesis lyase PdxS, whose amino-acid sequence is MVQTGTDRVKRGMAEMQKGGVIMDVMNAEQAKIAEAAGATAVMALERVPADIRAAGGVARMADPAIIEEVMKAVSIPVMAKVRIGHYVEAKVLEALGVDYIDESEVLTPADEQFHINKKEFTVPFVCGARDLGEALRRIGEGASMIRTKGEAGTGNVVEAVRHMRLIMSQIRKIQNMSEDELMAEAKQLGAPYELVLEVHRTGRLPVVNFAAGGIATPADAALMMHLGADGVFVGSGIFKSENPEKYAKAIVQATANYQDYELIAHLSRNLGAPMKGIEIGKLESRLQERGW